ttcaagtttggtttggttaacattaaaaagtgatttacttattaatttgattaaattcaaCCAAAAGTGACAGAACCTGGGTTAAccaaaatttaagatattttaaaaaaatttaattattttttattattttagattatattgAATGATTTTCTAAATATCTCTAAGGaagacataaatttaaaaaaaaaagtaccttATATCTATTGAAATGTCTTTTATAGACAACGACTtgtagaattatatttttttctgtattataagatgaagacattttttttatctaattgttttattaaaatcaggtgaataattgttatttcttataaaaaatatattccaaTCAACATAAGTTTGgatatcttgattgattttattttttataaatttttaaacaaaatatgttatttaatataatattattttaaaaaattattacaatttaataataagttaatcAGAGTAATTTTTACtcaaatcataaatcataaactaataaaacaatcaatttattcattaatccgattttaaaaatattgtttttatgcCAACTCAAGTCCAAACCCTATAAAAATTCTCGaattcattttcattaacaaaaataaatttaacttaCAAAAAGCCTTatttttttgatacataatttatttttattttttctctctatcaTCACTAGATCTCGCAATTTTTGCTCCATTTTTACTCTATATATCCAtgttcatttatttttcatattgatATGTTTTCTCCGTGTAagatatgtaatattatttttcttttaatttaaacttatattaaaGACGATACGTTATTATGTTAGTTATTGCAGGTTGactattataaaagataatttatctataatgtgttataattaatattttatttttaatttaaaattattaaattataaaataatactatttaattttgtaattagaaTGGGATGTAACTAGTTTTATTggcaaatttagtttgattggTACTAGTAACATATTTTGCAATGTTATTAACACTGGATTGGACCGATCGGTTTAACTGTGAATTATTCTATAATTTGACCcgattttttgtataaaaattaattttgtcttatatatgcatttataaagcaaccaaaaaaatatgttattgatggtaaaaaaatattaattatagagaGAAGagttaattgaattgattttagtggctaaaataagttaattatcTATGCAAGTGTTTCTAATAAGAGGAAGTTATCTAGGTGACATCAAATATTCTTCGTTTAAATGGAaatgatttatgtttaaaagcGCATAACAATATTCTGGAAACATAGAacaatttgaaaactaattcAATTAACAAGATAATCAGTTCGATTATCGATTCGGTTTTTAAAGtcattgatattgatattttgtacatccttaaaaatgatttacttgaataaaatattgctttggttttttaatttaaaataggtcaaaggacttattcccacctaaaatatattgttctttcaaatttttactctttaattttaaaaatcttaaatatctatCCATGAGGGTTAAGTTCATCAGTttcaatagtaaaattatttttttatatataatattaaaaataaactaaaatttaatctcataaactctaaaaactaaagGTTTTCCcttaagtcaaattttaaaaatgacatttccccctatagggtttagttttcaatctctatTGCCATCGTTAGCAACGAAGAGTCTCTTTATACATCACCATGTTCAAGCAGTCATTCTCCCATCTTCTGGAACTTCGGTTGATGAAGATCTTCTTTAGGAAAACaagatcttcatctttgtctttgtttgGGAAGATAAAAAGCTTTGTTTAAGAAGACGAAAAGTTTTCTAGACGAGATCTTTATTAGTCAGAGTTTCAAAGGAGGGGAGAAAAATTATCAGAGTATAGTGATACGTCAGAGACTTTTCATCGTAGATGATgtcatcaaaaattgaaaactaaaccctaaaagggaaatatgattttttaaaatttgacctaGGGAGAAgacttttaatttttagagtttggagaggaaaatgagattaaattttaaagagttaagagttttgttaactttaaccacccataaatgagtatttagaattttttaagttaaacgGTGCAAATTGGAAAAATGACATACTTTGGGTGGTActaagttctttggcctttaaGACATTCAGCTTAAACCCTTCAGGAGGCTGCGAGACCAGAGGCAACTCGACACTGAAAGCCGGGCATGGAGGCTGAAACTGGGAGCGCGAAGGACGACAACAGTGTAACCAGCATCAAAACGCTGCGTTCTCAACTCGAGTCTCGAATCGAGTCTCAACACAACACCCACCTAGagcttctctcttctctccGAAACATAGTCCCAAATATCGTCTCCTCTCTCGATCTCTCTCTCAATCTCATTTCTAACTTCGATCACCGTGACTTTAACCCCACTCCTCCCCTCCCTGAAATCCCCAAATTGATTCCGAAGCCCACCAACGCTGCTTGTCTCAATCACAACAATGCCAAACTCAACGCCTCCGACAATCTACAAGGTTCTCCGGACCTGGGTCAAGAAACACGTGGCGGAAAGTTTGGTATTGACGAGAGTGGGAATCCGTTGGCGGTGGTTAGGGCGATGGTTGCGGAGGGTTTGTTACGCCGCGTGCCCTTCAAACCTATTGATTCGTCGATGCTGTTGAGGAAACTGGAGAGTGACGCCAACGCGACGTTGGCTGAGAAGAAAGCGTTGAGAGACCTGGGCGGTGAAGCGGGTGCGATTTTAGCGGTGGAGACGGCGTTAAGGAGTATCGCTGAAGAGAATGGCGGGGTGGAGCTGGAGGAGCTTTCAATTAGTGGAAAATCTAGGGTTATGGTTTTGAGTATCGATCGAATTGGTTTGTTGAAAGAATTGCCGGAGAGCGTGCAACAAAATCAAGACTTCTTTAATGGAAACAATAATACTACCGTGAATcaacatcaaattcaaaatcaaggGGGCGATTTGTATGGGATTCAGAGACCGGAGATGTGGGACCCGCATATGGCGGGAATGGCGTCAATTTATGGCGGAGGGATGATGGGGCCGAGGGGAAGAGGAGTTATGGGTATGCAGAGAGGCGGTAGAGGACAAAAGTCGAGAACAGAAGAAGATGATTGGAATGATATTCAAGAAATGTTGAATAAGAAGACATATAAGGAGTCACAAAGATCGAAAACAGGTGAAGAATTATTGGACCTCATTCAACGACCAACTGCTAAAGAAACTGCTGTGGCTGCAAAGGTACTTGGCGGTTTCTGTAATTCATTGTTGTATGCAATTGGGATTTCTGTGGTTAATGTTTTCTTATTATGGTCTTACAGTTCAAGAGCAAAGGTGGTTCTCAAGTGAAGGAGTATTGTTCATCTCTAACCAAAGAGGATTGCCGACTCAAAACTGGTTCATTTGCTGCTTGTGAGAAGGTTGGTAACTAGTGTaacattgtttttgttgtttttcctGTATTTGTTAATGCAAAACATTGTGTTAGAAATTTTGTTGAGTGATAATACCCTATAAGTGCCTAAAAACTAGTTAGTAATCTTTAATGAAGGAAAAGAAATGGAGAATGTTATAGTTAGTACATGCAGTGGCTGGTCTTGTGGTAGATGAAGATATTTTGGAGAAAGAATTCAGATGGTAATGTTTCTAGAATAATTGTTCATAAGTATCCTGGATAATGTGGAATAAAAAAGAACATTCATGTAGTTGATAATAGCTGGTTTGAGATTTACATTTAGTTCAACTGAGTTGAATTGAGTTATAAATAAGAACCTAAATCGCAACTGAGTGGCCATTTGGGCTTGTTTTTATCTGAAGTCACTTGCTATTTCTGAACATGTctccttatttttttatattggttGCAGTCTCTacattttatcataaatatctGTGTTATGTTTTTATGTGATCACGTTCTGTTGTTCATAATGAATGCTTAATTCTGTGCAGGTTCATTTTCGGCGAATAATTGCTCAACATACTGACATTAATTTAGGTGACTGTTCTTTCCTTGACACATGCCGTCACATGAAGGTAACAATATCTGGTTCAATTCAACCACTTTTACTGGGTTTCTGTGTTTATGTTTAACCTGAGAGTAATAAACTAGTCTCTCCTTCTATATAGACATGCAAGTATGTACACTATGAGCTTGATCCCGAGAGAGATTTACCACCCACTGTGATGGGTGCTGGTGCTCTTGCTCCCCCCAAACCATTAAAGCCTCAGCGTCCTGAATATTGTTCCGAAGTAGAACTTGGCGAACCACAATGGATTAACTGTGACATACGTACTTTTAGAATGGACATTTTAGGACAATTTGGAGTTATAATGGCAGATCCTCCGTGGGATATTCATATGGAACTGCCTTATGGGACAATGGCTGATGATGAGATGCGCAACCTTAATGTTCCTGCATTGCAGACTGATGGTCTGATTTTCCTTTGGGTTACTGGACGTGCAATGGAGCTTGGACGGGAATGGTATGTATATAACTACATCTTTTAGTACCTTGGTATATAGTTAATCTGCTCTACACCAGAAGCTATAAACACGCTTATTTGAGTGATTTTCACCTTGCAGTTTAGATCTTTGGGGATACAAGCGTGTCGAGGAAATAATATGGGTGAAGACTAATCAACTTCAGCGAATAATTAGGACTGGGCGAACAGGCCATTGGCTCAATCATAGTAAAGAGCACTGCCTTGTTGGAATAAAAGGGAATCCAGAAGTAAATAGGAATATTGATACAGATGTTATTGTTGCTGAAGTTCGAGAAACAAGTCGCAAGCCAGATGAGGTTTGTTGAACATCTATAATCTTTTATGGCCAACCCATTTCACTTCACCCTTACTAGTTCGTCTATTTAGATAGACTTTTCATTCTAATGCTGGCTTGACCACTGCTAGTGGCTAAATACTTTTCTTTTTGTGACTTGAATGTCAGAAGTATTGTTTCACTGCAATCTTTCTTATCATTTCTTAtgcaaattgatttaaaataatttatttccttcTTATCTTGTATATTATTGAGGTCATACAAATGTGTTATGACAGATGTACCCTTTGCTGGAGAGGATAAGTCCAAGGACAAGAAAGCTGGAATTGTTTGCTCGAATGCACAATACTCATGCAGGGTATGCTTACttagttttttcttatttttagatgatttaaCATTACTTTTCTGCATCGCTGAAGCTGATCATGTCCTAAATAATTTTGACAAGATGAGGGTGCCAACAAAACATTTTTAAAGGGTTTAGGACTGAGGACAATCTTCATTTCAAATAATAGTATTCAAGACCCCCGAAGCTAAAACAATCTGGTGTTTTAGTTAtctgaatttgagttttttcaTTAGGACAATCAGAGTTACCTCTTTTGAAACCaacaaaaagatttaaaaaaaacaattgtgTTGCAATTCCTTTCTGCACTCACATATGGCTCATGTGTATGAAAATTCAGGCATTGAAAATGCTAGTGAGATTTCAGCTTCTTATTCTAAAGCTGGTCTCTTCTTTATCATCAGGTGGATGTCACTTGGCAATCAGTTAGATGGAgtaagattggttgatgaaggcCTGCGAGCAAGATTCAAAGCTGCTTACCCAGAAGTGGTGGTGCAGCCAGCCTCTCCTCCTAGGGCTTCTACAATGGAAATAGACTCCAATAATGCTACTCAAACTAGGAGCCCTTTTGCAGTTAATGAATCAAGGTCCTCTGCCATGCAGTTTGCAGACCCTGAAGCTCCTGAGGTTCCCTATGCTTCTGAAGAGCGGCCAATGGCTGTGGATGCTGATATGGTAAACTAAATTAAATGCCGGGATTACCAGTAACTTATTCTTCACCAGGTCATAGTGGTTGAGACCAATTTTTTAGTTcctgtgtttttttttcttttttcctttttagaaTTTTGCCTGGTAGAGAAAATGTGTTATACACGAGGTTCCCCCATTAGTCAAGGCTACTTTTGTAAACCCATATGGCAGAGCATGTAAAGTTAAAATTGCTTTTAGCAATTAGTCATTTTTTTATCGTTCCATTTTTATTCATTCTGGGCAGTCTCAAGACCAGTTACCAGCAGTAAACCCATTAGAAGCAACTTTTGCACTAAACTGGAAAATTTCTCCGGAATATGAGACGAACCGACAAATCCATTTGCTGTTATATTGTTAATTGAGACGGCAACGGGGTGGGTATAGGGTTGAATACCTTAACACCCATCTTTATCTTCAGACTTTTCCTTGTCCCATCCTTGATGTAGGAATGACAAGAAATTTTCGTGACcgaaaaaatttcttttccctttttttttttctcttcccaatTTTCCACACTTaacagaaaattaataaaatattatttaggtgttatgaaatatttataataatttaaaaattttaaagataattcaatatataaaaggTTAAGGAATATGAAGATGGTGAGATGAAACAGAAAGAGGATGGGTTAGAAGTATATTTATCTTCGGTTTCATTCTGTCCCTAAAGTAAAGATTTTAGTTAATTCTGTTCTCATTTTTGTGGAGGAATTCTCTCTCCGTTCCGAAAGGGATGGCCCAAAGATGCGTTGTCACGGGCGGAATTGCCATCTACATTTGCGAAACATCTACGTTGGCTACTGTACCCAGAGAGAAATCAGATTAGAAGCTGTCGGCAGCATGCTCACAACCAGCTGGCTATTATAAATTAATCGAATTGGAAAAAGCCTTTGTCACCTCCATGATCGTGCTTCTTTTGGATTGTATATATGGTTAACTTCGTTGTATTTTAACCTGGAAATCGGTGTTGTCTTTTCTTAGAAAAGTGAGAAACTTTTCCATTTTTCGAGCTTACAGATTCTCTTCTGCATTCAATATATAGCATATATTTCTTTGCAAAACAAGACATACAAACTTGAccttaaaagaataataatttgatttcttaaatggtaaaaaagaattacaaaattaaacttgaataaagCCAAAATTTATAGAACCAATGATGCAGAGAAgtgtaaaatgaaaaaaaattgtaaagatttaagaagaaaagaagCTGGAATCAGAACATTTATGCTCTTCACAGGATGCCATTGAATATTGCAGAAGCTGCTGATCCAATAACAGCTGTAAAGAAGACTGAAAAACTTAGCTGCAATGGCGACGAAGATGTAGGTGGTGGCTGTGGAATAGGACCAAACACAGTCGGGTAAGAGGGTGCATTGGCAGGAAATGCACCAGGATcagaagaaggagaaaaagcAGACACATTCCCGACTGCTACATGTAGCTTCTGCTTCTTTTCACAGTGCCCTGGCTCTCCACTGGTGAAGAAAAAATCCCCATTTGCAGTGATGTTAAACAGAGAGTTGCCATTGTTCATGTACAGAATTGGATCAGTAATGTTACATGAATTGTAGGATGATTCCGAGACTTGAATCACTGAATCTTGACTTGGTGGGTACAAAAACACTGCAATAATTTTGATCATAAGAAGCATAAATGTTATCAGAGGAGAGCTTATTGAGAACTTTTTCATGGCGATGAAGATGAagcatgtaaaatttaaaagagcTTACAGAGAGAATCTCCAATCCTGGGGTTGTTGTTCTTGGACCAGTTGGTATAAACTGATGGATTTGCAGAAGTGGGAATTCCCCAAGCATCTAAATCTCCAACCTTGTACTGTAAACATGACACTTTGGTCTGTAATAACATAAGAAACTGAAAAGCAAACAATAATATCTGAAATCTGCAGCTTCTAAGATTGGCCATCTCCACCTTTGCTCTCAAGCTCCTTCTCAAATTTAAGAGACACTCGAGGCCAAATCCTCTTGGCTTATTTGTATATAGACAGAACAGGTTGCACAATCGAGGACAAGTTTGAACGCTCATTTACCTGGATGCCCCTAAGAGCAAATATTTATTTCTGACAAATAACTCCTTTTACGATTGAACtacttatattaaattataaattttagatccaataattaatttatcaaatcataatatcaattaaagttaaaagtttaatttcgaTACGATGCCAACGGATTCTAAAGTCAACTATTTCTCTTGATAATTTCATATTCTTTATCATCCGAATTACCCTTTAGGGCTGGAGAGTAAAATTGGAAAGTTGTAATTGCATAAAGAACAGACTGGCCTAAATGGTCAAACCGCGTGAAGGGAAAAATAAGTTGGAAATCAACAGAACAAACGGTGGAGATCTGCAAATGGGCTGTAATGGGAGATCTAGGTGGAGATGCTTAAAATCCTTCTTTAATGAAATCATACCCGGTTGACATGGATAGagagggaaattaaattaatttaaagggttaaaattgagaaagaagaaagatatataaaataggTAACAATGACAAATTGGCCAGTTGGAAGGACTTGGCAAATGGCATATTCTGCtttgtcaaatttaaaatatcgtTCAATTCAATAATCATCTCAACATGCCATGTGGAGAGGACAGTCAGACATGTCTGTTCtcataattaaatcaatatattaaaaattttatagatagatttgaatcgaattgaattcaataaaaataaatttgagtttgatttaaatcaaaaaaattaaacttaaatttcatGAATTGTAAAAAATTGTTGACAAGAAAAAATGAAGAtcatcaaaattgaaaaagaagaagaatcgccaaaaaagataaatatattatcattatcaaTGAAAAGTAATTAGAAAAGTTGAATTTTCCGACAACTTAATCTATTTGAGTGGATTCAAGTTTGGACTTATTTGAGCTAAACACTAAGGTGAGTGTTTGCCGGCTTAGTTCAAATCCACCTCAATCTGGCATCGTTGCGAGCCCTGGCCAGCTTGCTATCCAAGAGACGCTTTTGGATCCCATTTACAGTAACATGGAACTGCAGCTATCTTCCTGCCTCAACAATTTTGCAGCCATCAAATTGTGTTTTAAGCACAAATTGTTGGCTTAAACTTTAAACAAAGGCAGATTGACTTACACATCTCAAACTTTAAACATGACAGCACAACAGCTGGTTTTAAGgagcaataaaaaaattgcagagaGCACTGTGACAATCATCTACTTATCTAAGTTACTATATATAATCCAGCTATTTCGTAAGCAACTTCAGCGAtttcataaacaatattatCCAAAAGGCGAGTTCAAAAATCTATACGAActcattttgattatataaataagtacatatttatatgtatcattatgtgattgattgattttatcttCAAATACAGACTGTATGGTGCCCAACTAGGGATGTCGCCAGTTGTGCCATGCTGCCTTGGATCGCTCTATCATGCTGGCGGCCAGGCCAAGACCCATTACAGTGCGGGGcctctgaaaatttaaaaaataggcaACAAGAATGAAACAAAAAACTTTGAACTGACAAAACCTGAATGCAAAATCCTACTGCAAAAGTCTGGTGGAAATCAAAGTGTTCTAAGATAGACAAAGCAGCAGGTATTTAGTTGTTTATCCAAGCAATTTCAATGAAGAAAACAGTTACATTAAAGCACCTTTACCTTGA
This sequence is a window from Mangifera indica cultivar Alphonso chromosome 20, CATAS_Mindica_2.1, whole genome shotgun sequence. Protein-coding genes within it:
- the LOC123204628 gene encoding N6-adenosine-methyltransferase MT-A70-like; the encoded protein is MEAETGSAKDDNSVTSIKTLRSQLESRIESQHNTHLELLSSLRNIVPNIVSSLDLSLNLISNFDHRDFNPTPPLPEIPKLIPKPTNAACLNHNNAKLNASDNLQGSPDLGQETRGGKFGIDESGNPLAVVRAMVAEGLLRRVPFKPIDSSMLLRKLESDANATLAEKKALRDLGGEAGAILAVETALRSIAEENGGVELEELSISGKSRVMVLSIDRIGLLKELPESVQQNQDFFNGNNNTTVNQHQIQNQGGDLYGIQRPEMWDPHMAGMASIYGGGMMGPRGRGVMGMQRGGRGQKSRTEEDDWNDIQEMLNKKTYKESQRSKTGEELLDLIQRPTAKETAVAAKFKSKGGSQVKEYCSSLTKEDCRLKTGSFAACEKVHFRRIIAQHTDINLGDCSFLDTCRHMKTCKYVHYELDPERDLPPTVMGAGALAPPKPLKPQRPEYCSEVELGEPQWINCDIRTFRMDILGQFGVIMADPPWDIHMELPYGTMADDEMRNLNVPALQTDGLIFLWVTGRAMELGRECLDLWGYKRVEEIIWVKTNQLQRIIRTGRTGHWLNHSKEHCLVGIKGNPEVNRNIDTDVIVAEVRETSRKPDEMYPLLERISPRTRKLELFARMHNTHAGWMSLGNQLDGVRLVDEGLRARFKAAYPEVVVQPASPPRASTMEIDSNNATQTRSPFAVNESRSSAMQFADPEAPEVPYASEERPMAVDADMVN
- the LOC123204629 gene encoding mavicyanin-like, whose translation is MANLRSCRFQILLFAFQFLMLLQTKVSCLQYKVGDLDAWGIPTSANPSVYTNWSKNNNPRIGDSLLFLYPPSQDSVIQVSESSYNSCNITDPILYMNNGNSLFNITANGDFFFTSGEPGHCEKKQKLHVAVGNVSAFSPSSDPGAFPANAPSYPTVFGPIPQPPPTSSSPLQLSFSVFFTAVIGSAASAIFNGIL